Proteins from a single region of Catenulispora acidiphila DSM 44928:
- a CDS encoding putative Ig domain-containing protein, whose translation MSSEVANDLVASTKSYQVYPSGLAAWNPGSVDEPYIEQISNVAATLDEAFATDYDGTVRFAPAWPSGWDGSGRVYIQGGSKVDVQVEGGVLATAAIEAGSSGTMSVRNPWSGQQAQVVNGSTGAVVVAATNAATLSVPVTAGQSYLVEQPATPTTSLPFAQVTGTAARGFRQLGSVSIGLGGNTLPAGNTVTVTSPGSQSGTVGTAISALQIHATDSASGQTLSYSAAGLPPGLSISSSGLVSGTPSASGTFTVTVTATDSTGASGAASFTWTVGGGSGNVVSVTNPGSQSGTVGTAISGLQIQGTDSAGQTLTYTAGGLPTGLSISSSGLISGTPSASGTFTVTVTATDSTGASGAASFTWTISGGTTGFPGGYHSLVVAKSSLCLDVFGNTSTAGAAIDQYTCNSQSNQQFQFLPIANGYGELQAQNSGQDVTVANSSTAQGTPDIVQQPVNGAAASLWLPQQQSDGSWQFKNQNSGLCLDVYGNGSTTGQQLDQWPCKNAPGTNQDFNPR comes from the coding sequence ATGTCCTCCGAGGTGGCCAACGACCTGGTGGCCAGCACCAAGAGCTACCAGGTCTACCCCTCCGGTCTCGCCGCGTGGAACCCGGGTTCGGTGGACGAGCCCTACATCGAGCAGATCTCGAACGTCGCCGCGACGCTGGACGAGGCGTTCGCGACCGACTACGACGGCACGGTGCGCTTCGCTCCGGCGTGGCCTTCGGGCTGGGACGGTTCGGGCCGCGTGTACATCCAGGGCGGCTCGAAGGTCGACGTCCAGGTCGAGGGCGGCGTGCTGGCCACCGCCGCGATCGAGGCCGGGTCGAGCGGGACCATGAGTGTGCGCAATCCCTGGTCCGGCCAGCAGGCGCAGGTGGTCAACGGCTCGACCGGCGCCGTCGTGGTCGCGGCCACCAATGCCGCGACGCTGAGCGTCCCGGTCACCGCCGGCCAGAGCTACCTGGTCGAGCAGCCGGCCACCCCGACGACCTCGCTGCCGTTCGCCCAGGTGACCGGAACCGCGGCGCGCGGGTTCCGGCAGTTGGGCAGCGTGAGCATCGGCCTGGGCGGCAACACCCTGCCCGCCGGCAACACGGTGACCGTCACCAGCCCCGGCAGCCAGTCCGGCACCGTGGGCACGGCGATCAGTGCCCTGCAGATCCACGCGACTGACTCCGCCTCGGGCCAGACGCTGTCCTACAGCGCCGCCGGCTTGCCGCCTGGGCTGTCGATCAGCTCTTCGGGTCTGGTCAGCGGGACGCCGAGCGCGTCCGGGACCTTCACCGTCACCGTCACGGCGACCGACTCCACCGGCGCGTCCGGAGCGGCGTCGTTCACCTGGACGGTCGGCGGCGGCAGCGGGAACGTGGTGTCGGTGACGAATCCGGGCAGCCAGTCCGGGACAGTCGGTACGGCGATCAGCGGTCTACAGATTCAGGGCACTGATTCGGCGGGCCAGACGCTGACGTACACGGCCGGTGGTCTTCCCACCGGGCTGTCGATCTCCTCGTCCGGTCTGATCAGCGGGACGCCGAGCGCGTCCGGGACCTTCACCGTCACCGTCACGGCGACCGACTCCACCGGCGCGTCCGGGGCGGCGTCGTTCACCTGGACGATCAGTGGTGGCACCACCGGATTCCCGGGTGGTTATCACAGCCTGGTCGTGGCGAAGAGCAGCCTGTGCCTGGACGTGTTCGGCAACACCAGCACCGCCGGTGCGGCCATCGACCAGTACACCTGCAACAGCCAGAGCAACCAGCAGTTCCAGTTCCTCCCGATCGCCAACGGCTACGGTGAACTCCAAGCCCAGAACTCCGGGCAAGACGTGACCGTCGCCAACAGCTCCACCGCCCAAGGCACCCCAGACATCGTCCAGCAGCCGGTCAACGGCGCTGCGGCAAGCCTGTGGCTGCCCCAGCAGCAGTCCGACGGCTCCTGGCAGTTCAAGAACCAGAACAGCGGACTGTGCCTGGACGTCTACGGCAACGGAAGCACCACCGGCCAGCAACTCGACCAATGGCCGTGCAAGAACGCACCCGGAACCAACCAGGACTTCAACCCCCGCTGA
- a CDS encoding poly(ethylene terephthalate) hydrolase family protein encodes MRSDMTPEPEGTVAKAGWARSQPRPATRAVMAVAAVLALLAGLLAIGQASARSAPSAASPATTQRGPDPTVGMIEATRGPFATAQVAMPTGHGFGGGMIYYPTDTSQGTWGVLAIVPGYSALFADEEAWMGPWLSSFGFVVVGVETNTRTDSDSQRAADLLAALDYLTTQSPVRTQVDPARMAVLGHSAGGAGAIEAAEQRPSLRALIGLAPGFPGQGLSMAADTVPALIIGGQNDGTVTPSYLSSLYGTLPASTQSAFAQIAGADHVYYTHPNNVEMKLIIPWLKVFVDSDTRYTQFLCPSLPDPSTISAYQPKCPYIPPGGSSSPSSSSSSSSAPPPNSAPLHAVGAAKCLDVPNSSTTAGTQLQIYTCSNGANQLITHTGSNQLTVYSSTMCLDANNKGTTNGTKVIIWPCNGQSNQQWNLNPNGTITSAASGLCLDVTGASTANGALVQLWTCNGGSNQQWHLG; translated from the coding sequence ATGCGATCAGACATGACGCCCGAGCCTGAGGGCACCGTGGCGAAGGCCGGCTGGGCGCGATCCCAGCCGAGGCCGGCGACGAGGGCCGTGATGGCGGTGGCGGCGGTGCTGGCGCTCCTCGCGGGGTTGCTCGCGATCGGGCAGGCCTCGGCCCGATCCGCGCCGTCCGCCGCGTCGCCGGCCACCACCCAGCGCGGCCCGGACCCGACCGTCGGCATGATCGAGGCCACGCGCGGACCGTTCGCCACGGCGCAGGTCGCGATGCCCACCGGGCACGGTTTCGGCGGCGGGATGATCTACTACCCGACCGACACCAGCCAGGGCACGTGGGGCGTGTTGGCGATCGTGCCGGGTTACTCGGCGCTGTTCGCCGACGAAGAGGCCTGGATGGGCCCGTGGCTGTCGTCCTTCGGCTTCGTCGTGGTCGGGGTCGAGACCAACACCCGCACCGACAGCGACTCCCAGCGCGCCGCCGACCTGTTGGCGGCACTGGACTACCTGACGACCCAGAGCCCGGTGCGCACCCAGGTCGATCCGGCCCGGATGGCGGTGCTGGGCCACTCCGCCGGCGGCGCCGGAGCCATCGAAGCCGCCGAACAGCGCCCCTCTCTCAGGGCCCTGATCGGCCTGGCGCCCGGATTCCCCGGCCAGGGACTGAGCATGGCCGCCGACACCGTCCCGGCACTGATCATCGGCGGCCAGAACGACGGGACCGTCACGCCGTCCTACCTCTCCAGCCTGTACGGCACACTGCCGGCCTCGACACAGAGCGCCTTCGCCCAGATCGCCGGCGCCGACCACGTCTACTACACGCACCCGAACAACGTCGAGATGAAGCTGATCATCCCGTGGCTGAAGGTCTTCGTGGACAGCGACACCCGCTACACGCAGTTCCTGTGCCCCTCGCTCCCCGACCCGAGCACGATCTCGGCCTACCAACCGAAGTGCCCGTACATCCCGCCGGGCGGCTCGTCATCGCCGAGCTCGTCCTCCTCGTCGAGCTCCGCGCCCCCGCCGAACTCCGCGCCGCTGCACGCGGTGGGCGCCGCCAAGTGTCTCGACGTGCCGAACTCCAGCACCACCGCCGGCACGCAGCTGCAGATCTACACCTGCTCCAACGGCGCCAACCAGCTGATCACCCACACCGGCTCGAACCAGCTCACCGTCTACTCCAGCACCATGTGCCTGGACGCCAACAACAAGGGAACCACCAACGGCACCAAGGTGATCATCTGGCCCTGCAACGGCCAGTCGAACCAGCAGTGGAACCTGAACCCCAACGGCACCATCACCAGCGCCGCATCAGGACTCTGTCTCGACGTGACCGGAGCCTCCACGGCCAACGGCGCACTGGTCCAGCTGTGGACCTGCAACGGCGGATCCAACCAACAATGGCACCTCGGATGA
- a CDS encoding snapalysin family zinc-dependent metalloprotease, whose product MRIRPTARAFTLGACVLLPLAAAPVSMAATSQSALTPHASVRTVYYEASRAGTWKTDVATATAVWNSSVNDVKFVQATSAHPATVHLVATSGWPQTMTSRPGSGTVDLGQEAVSEGYSPPRIAAHELGHILGLPDNYNGDCAALMSGHSAGTACTNDHPDASEIASVESIFSGGFGPYSVVHVYRDEATTPSALVRH is encoded by the coding sequence ATGCGTATCAGACCCACTGCGCGCGCGTTCACCCTTGGTGCGTGCGTACTCCTCCCGCTGGCGGCAGCTCCCGTCAGCATGGCCGCCACGTCCCAGTCGGCTCTGACGCCGCACGCCTCAGTTCGCACCGTGTACTACGAGGCCAGTCGTGCCGGCACGTGGAAGACTGACGTGGCTACAGCCACGGCGGTGTGGAACAGCAGCGTCAACGACGTCAAGTTCGTCCAGGCCACCAGCGCGCACCCGGCCACCGTGCACCTGGTCGCCACCAGCGGGTGGCCGCAGACCATGACGAGCCGCCCCGGTTCGGGCACCGTTGATCTCGGCCAGGAGGCCGTGTCCGAGGGCTACTCCCCACCGCGGATCGCAGCGCACGAACTCGGCCACATCCTCGGCCTTCCCGACAACTACAACGGCGACTGCGCGGCCCTGATGTCCGGCCACAGCGCCGGCACCGCATGCACGAACGACCACCCGGACGCCTCGGAAATCGCCTCCGTGGAGTCGATCTTCTCTGGCGGATTCGGGCCCTACTCGGTGGTGCACGTGTACCGTGACGAGGCCACCACGCCCTCCGCCCTCGTCCGCCACTGA
- a CDS encoding SAM-dependent methyltransferase, with the protein MTPQPGGQPWGNELAPEWIAPGIDSSQAHPARIYDYLIGGKDNFAADREVAEQLILVRPELREVMRANRAFLARAVRFAAESGIRQFLDIGTGIPTAGNTHQIAQAVAPEATVAYVDNDPMVLVHARALMAAEGLGRTTIHLGDLRDPQTILESPEVRAAIDFSQPVGLLLFAILHFISDDDRPAEIVATLRSALAPGSMIAISHATYNPDQLDELARFTDEYNKSASDLFIRRPADVESFFAGFDLVDPGLVPVTDWRPDPDTVPLPPHVGMRGAVGILGSI; encoded by the coding sequence ATGACACCGCAGCCTGGCGGGCAGCCGTGGGGAAACGAGCTCGCCCCGGAGTGGATCGCGCCGGGGATCGACAGCTCCCAGGCGCATCCGGCACGGATCTACGACTACTTGATCGGCGGCAAGGACAACTTCGCCGCCGACCGCGAGGTGGCCGAGCAGCTCATCCTGGTGCGCCCGGAACTGCGGGAGGTCATGCGGGCCAACCGGGCGTTCCTGGCGCGCGCCGTCCGCTTCGCCGCCGAGTCCGGTATCCGCCAGTTCCTCGACATCGGCACCGGCATTCCCACCGCGGGCAACACGCATCAGATCGCCCAGGCCGTCGCCCCGGAGGCCACCGTGGCCTACGTCGACAACGACCCCATGGTCCTGGTCCATGCGCGTGCCCTGATGGCCGCCGAAGGACTCGGCCGCACCACGATCCACCTGGGCGACCTGCGCGATCCCCAGACGATCCTGGAGTCTCCGGAAGTGCGCGCGGCCATCGACTTCTCCCAGCCGGTGGGGCTGCTGCTGTTCGCGATACTGCACTTCATCAGTGATGACGACCGCCCCGCGGAGATCGTGGCGACCCTGCGCTCCGCCCTGGCGCCGGGCAGCATGATCGCGATCAGCCACGCCACCTACAACCCGGACCAGCTCGACGAACTGGCGCGCTTCACCGACGAGTACAACAAATCCGCCTCCGACCTGTTCATCCGGCGACCCGCCGATGTCGAGTCGTTCTTCGCAGGCTTCGACCTGGTCGACCCCGGCCTGGTGCCGGTCACCGACTGGCGGCCGGATCCGGACACGGTGCCACTACCACCGCACGTGGGGATGCGTGGCGCCGTCGGCATCCTGGGCTCAATCTGA
- a CDS encoding condensation domain-containing protein produces the protein MPVPAEHVPVAFSGEGSGHGALSWGQRSIWLAMLRQGWLSMGGRIPLPPGTTVEGVADELSFMMGRFQSLRTRLRFDTGGRPTQELSESGEIMLEVYDAATGEDPAAVAAAVEAGYLGTPRDFVNEWPLRMGVVRHLGAPAFLVVITCHLVTDGAGMAVLSRETQERVSEPVAGIQGLELARWQHSPAGQRQSTLALHHLERTLRSVAPRRLPTSEDPREPRHWTGQLDSQALAAVLPAISERTGADSSSILMALFAIAVSRRGLLRPAVIRPLVSNRFRPGLANAVLNLVQSGMCVFDVADRTVDDVIRQARRSFIAANKNTYFDPDGEHALVERIAANQSPDTEPWSPYAWAFFNDRRRSARAESSAPPTPELAEKLRDATTFRWTQKKQNPYEPLFLHLEDNGGSLQLIVEADTHHVSPADNEGLARDIEALGIAAAFDGGLRTGVTAGLPAPCPPRAGPAPR, from the coding sequence TTGCCCGTTCCAGCTGAGCACGTACCCGTGGCCTTCTCCGGCGAGGGGTCCGGCCATGGTGCGCTGAGCTGGGGTCAACGCAGCATCTGGCTCGCGATGCTGCGCCAGGGCTGGCTGAGTATGGGCGGGCGTATCCCGCTGCCGCCTGGCACGACGGTCGAGGGTGTCGCTGACGAACTCAGCTTCATGATGGGCCGCTTCCAGTCGTTGCGGACCCGGTTGCGCTTCGATACCGGCGGCCGGCCGACCCAGGAGCTGTCGGAGTCCGGCGAGATCATGCTCGAGGTCTACGACGCCGCCACCGGAGAGGACCCGGCCGCCGTGGCCGCCGCGGTCGAAGCCGGATATCTCGGCACCCCGCGAGACTTCGTGAACGAATGGCCGCTGCGGATGGGCGTGGTGCGCCACCTCGGCGCGCCGGCATTCCTGGTCGTCATCACCTGTCACCTGGTGACCGACGGCGCGGGGATGGCGGTTCTCTCACGCGAGACGCAAGAGCGGGTCTCGGAGCCGGTGGCGGGGATACAGGGTCTTGAGCTGGCGAGGTGGCAGCATTCCCCCGCCGGTCAGCGCCAGAGCACCCTTGCCCTCCACCACCTGGAAAGGACCCTGCGGTCGGTGGCGCCGCGACGGCTGCCGACGTCCGAGGACCCGCGCGAGCCGCGTCACTGGACCGGACAGCTGGACTCACAGGCACTGGCGGCGGTGCTCCCGGCGATCAGCGAACGTACGGGGGCTGATTCGTCGTCGATCCTGATGGCCCTGTTCGCGATCGCGGTGAGCCGCCGGGGTCTGCTGCGGCCCGCGGTGATCCGGCCGCTCGTGAGCAATCGCTTCCGTCCCGGGCTGGCGAACGCGGTCCTCAACCTCGTGCAGAGCGGGATGTGCGTGTTCGACGTCGCCGACCGGACCGTCGACGACGTGATCCGGCAAGCGCGCCGCAGCTTCATCGCCGCGAACAAGAACACCTACTTCGACCCCGACGGCGAACACGCCCTCGTCGAGCGGATCGCCGCGAATCAGAGCCCTGACACCGAACCCTGGTCGCCGTACGCATGGGCCTTCTTCAACGACCGGCGGCGGAGCGCGCGCGCCGAGTCCTCAGCGCCGCCGACCCCAGAACTCGCCGAGAAACTCCGCGATGCCACGACCTTCCGGTGGACGCAGAAGAAGCAGAACCCTTACGAGCCACTGTTCCTGCACCTCGAGGACAACGGCGGCAGCCTCCAGCTGATCGTCGAGGCGGACACCCACCACGTCTCGCCGGCGGACAACGAAGGCCTGGCCCGCGACATCGAAGCGCTGGGCATCGCCGCGGCGTTCGACGGCGGACTCAGAACCGGTGTGACAGCGGGGCTTCCTGCACCGTGTCCGCCCCGTGCAGGTCCAGCGCCGCGGTGA
- a CDS encoding carbohydrate ABC transporter permease: MGNPLAIVVLVLFAVFFGLPVLWLLLATTKTTDQLVNSNPLSFGSWHALKANWDALTRYQGGTVFLWLRNSAVYAFVALAITLVASIPAGYALALTDFPGRRTLLVSTLVVMVMPSTTLVVPLFLEINAVHLIGSMWSIILPFSFYPFGVYLAYIYFNTAIPKSLLEAARLDGCTEFGAFRRVVLPLATPVIALVGFFSFVADWTNYFLPYVLLPQNTQLPIQVGLSDISVGRPELALATVLAATPVLAVFIFSQRFLVMGMLAGAAKD, translated from the coding sequence GTGGGCAACCCGCTGGCCATCGTGGTACTGGTGCTGTTCGCGGTCTTCTTCGGCCTGCCGGTGCTCTGGCTGTTGCTGGCCACGACGAAGACCACAGACCAGCTGGTGAATTCCAACCCGCTCTCGTTCGGTTCCTGGCACGCCCTGAAAGCGAACTGGGACGCTCTGACCAGGTATCAGGGCGGGACGGTCTTCCTGTGGCTGCGCAACTCCGCTGTCTACGCGTTCGTCGCGCTGGCCATCACCCTCGTGGCGTCCATCCCGGCCGGCTACGCGCTGGCGCTGACCGACTTCCCGGGTCGGCGCACGCTGCTCGTGTCGACCCTGGTGGTCATGGTGATGCCCAGCACGACGCTGGTCGTGCCGCTGTTCCTGGAGATCAACGCCGTGCACCTGATCGGCTCGATGTGGTCGATCATCCTGCCCTTTTCGTTCTACCCCTTCGGGGTCTACCTGGCATACATCTACTTCAATACCGCCATCCCCAAGTCGCTGCTCGAGGCCGCGCGACTCGACGGTTGCACGGAATTCGGCGCCTTCCGCCGGGTCGTGCTGCCCCTGGCGACGCCGGTTATCGCACTCGTCGGGTTCTTCAGCTTCGTCGCCGACTGGACCAACTACTTCCTGCCGTACGTGCTTCTGCCGCAGAATACCCAACTCCCGATTCAGGTCGGCCTCAGTGACATCAGCGTCGGTCGGCCGGAGCTCGCGCTCGCCACTGTGCTGGCGGCCACCCCGGTGCTGGCGGTGTTCATCTTCTCCCAGCGGTTCCTGGTCATGGGCATGCTCGCCGGCGCCGCAAAGGACTGA
- a CDS encoding cellulose-binding domain-containing protein — MLRRLLMSILAAVVSLAGLLVPVAANAATTPGCTGGVSVSQFTFNPSSVPLGGHSELTLVLQNCGSQTVQGSTIWYGQFAGQGCPVLDPANPSPFTIAPQGSLTLSKTYGDPGLTGCHPTSLHMSTGVSVTGVGTVATPTATLQFVPACDGDTGFAVDRLDFSPVAVAPGRLSTATLVLQNCTAQTVTGSTTWIPRLTGSGPDLPPGCPALDPVAFPASIAPGATATATLQLGDPVASCLATGLLLTVNVYETGVTNPVYIAQANLGIIQPAPDSCHVTYTPANWPGGFTANVTITNTGTAAINGWTLGFTFPGDETVTHGWNASVTQKDTTVTASNLAYNATIAPGASQSFGFQGTWAADNTPPATFAVNGELCY, encoded by the coding sequence ATGCTGCGCAGGCTGTTGATGTCCATCCTCGCGGCAGTGGTGTCGCTGGCGGGGCTGTTGGTCCCGGTGGCCGCGAACGCAGCGACCACGCCGGGATGCACGGGCGGAGTCTCCGTCAGCCAGTTCACGTTCAACCCCTCGAGCGTTCCACTCGGCGGTCATTCCGAGCTCACCCTGGTCCTGCAGAACTGCGGCAGCCAGACCGTGCAGGGCTCGACCATCTGGTACGGCCAGTTCGCCGGACAGGGCTGCCCGGTGCTCGACCCGGCCAATCCCTCCCCCTTCACGATCGCTCCCCAGGGGAGTCTCACCCTCAGCAAAACCTATGGCGACCCGGGCTTGACGGGATGTCACCCGACCTCACTGCACATGAGCACGGGTGTGAGCGTGACCGGCGTCGGCACGGTCGCCACTCCGACGGCCACGCTGCAGTTCGTCCCCGCGTGCGACGGCGACACCGGGTTCGCCGTCGACCGGCTCGACTTCAGCCCGGTCGCGGTCGCTCCCGGCCGGCTCTCGACGGCGACCCTGGTCCTGCAGAACTGCACCGCCCAGACCGTGACGGGCTCGACCACGTGGATTCCCCGGCTCACCGGGTCCGGTCCAGACCTGCCGCCCGGCTGCCCGGCCCTGGACCCGGTCGCGTTCCCCGCCTCGATCGCGCCGGGCGCCACGGCTACCGCGACCCTCCAGCTGGGCGATCCGGTCGCCAGCTGCCTGGCCACCGGCCTGCTCCTGACCGTGAACGTGTACGAGACCGGCGTGACGAACCCGGTGTACATCGCCCAGGCGAATCTGGGGATCATCCAGCCGGCTCCCGACAGCTGCCACGTCACCTACACTCCTGCCAACTGGCCGGGCGGGTTCACGGCCAACGTCACGATCACGAACACCGGCACGGCCGCGATCAACGGCTGGACGCTGGGCTTCACCTTCCCCGGCGACGAGACAGTCACCCATGGGTGGAACGCGAGCGTCACGCAGAAGGACACCACAGTCACCGCGTCCAATCTCGCCTACAACGCCACCATCGCACCCGGTGCCAGCCAGTCGTTCGGCTTCCAGGGCACCTGGGCCGCTGACAACACGCCGCCCGCGACGTTCGCCGTGAACGGGGAGCTCTGCTATTGA
- a CDS encoding RICIN domain-containing protein, whose translation MPISTRRISRRKGVSLIAVLSVIGASALAVVVPSGAAYAADTATINGATTYQTIAGFGASEAFGEAAAVMNASSSVQQQALADLYSPTTGAGLTILRNEIGATSGNTIEPTNPGGPGATPNYLPLSQINQDMGQLWFAQQIKARFGVTNVYADAWSAPGFMKTNNSVSGGGQVCGSAGASCSSGDWRQAYSNYLVQYARDYAAAGVPLTYLGPSNEPDYSTNYDSMSMSPAQMASVVDVLGPTLRSSGLATQVTCCAATGWPKAGQYAAAIEADPTALAAVGMVGGHGYSGAPTSPLPGWTKQSWETEWSTFEGFSSAWDDGSDASGMAWAQHINQGLTGANLNAFLYWWGSTTPSENGDNEGLLEINGSSVIPTGRLWAFANYSRYIHPGAVRIGASSSNGAVNLSAYKNTDGSLAIVALNTGSGSDALTYSLANTGVANGATVTPYLTNNSNQVAAQGTTTVAGGAFTATVPGRSLVTYVIPAGVVSGNTITVTNPGSQTGTAGTAISGLQIHGADSASGQTLTYSATGLPTGLSISPSGLITGTPSAGGTSTVTVTATDATGASGSASFTWTITGSTGGGFPSGYHRLVIAKSSLCLDVFGNTGTAGAAIDQYTCNSQSNQQFQFVPVSGGYGQIQAQNSSQDVTVANSSTAQGTPDIVQQPVSSSAASLWLPQQQSDGSWQFKNQNSGLCLDVYGNGSTTGQQLDQWPCKNAPGTNQDFNPR comes from the coding sequence ATGCCCATATCGACAAGACGAATCAGTCGCCGCAAAGGCGTGTCACTCATCGCCGTCTTGAGCGTGATCGGCGCGAGCGCGCTGGCGGTCGTGGTCCCGTCCGGTGCTGCGTATGCGGCTGATACCGCGACGATCAACGGAGCTACGACGTATCAGACGATTGCCGGGTTCGGTGCCTCGGAGGCGTTTGGTGAGGCGGCGGCGGTGATGAATGCCTCCTCCTCGGTGCAGCAGCAGGCGCTGGCTGACTTGTACAGTCCGACGACCGGGGCGGGTTTGACCATTCTGCGTAACGAGATTGGTGCGACCTCCGGCAACACGATCGAGCCGACCAATCCTGGTGGCCCTGGTGCGACGCCGAACTATCTGCCGTTGTCGCAGATCAACCAGGACATGGGCCAGTTGTGGTTTGCCCAGCAGATCAAGGCCCGTTTCGGTGTCACCAACGTGTACGCCGATGCCTGGAGTGCCCCAGGTTTCATGAAGACCAACAATTCGGTATCCGGGGGTGGTCAGGTTTGTGGGTCGGCCGGGGCTTCGTGTTCCAGTGGTGATTGGCGTCAGGCGTATTCGAACTATCTGGTGCAGTACGCCAGGGACTACGCGGCGGCGGGTGTGCCGCTGACCTATCTGGGCCCGTCGAACGAGCCTGACTACAGCACCAACTACGACAGCATGTCGATGAGTCCGGCGCAGATGGCCAGTGTGGTCGATGTGCTCGGGCCGACGTTGCGGAGCTCGGGGCTGGCCACTCAGGTCACTTGTTGTGCGGCGACTGGTTGGCCGAAGGCTGGGCAGTATGCGGCGGCGATTGAGGCGGATCCGACGGCGTTGGCTGCGGTGGGCATGGTGGGCGGGCATGGCTACAGTGGGGCTCCGACTTCGCCGTTGCCGGGTTGGACCAAGCAGTCGTGGGAGACTGAATGGTCGACTTTCGAGGGTTTCAGCTCTGCCTGGGATGACGGCTCCGATGCCTCCGGGATGGCGTGGGCTCAGCACATCAACCAGGGGTTGACTGGTGCGAACCTGAACGCGTTCCTGTATTGGTGGGGCAGTACCACCCCGTCGGAGAACGGTGACAATGAGGGGCTGTTGGAGATCAACGGCAGCTCGGTGATTCCGACCGGCCGGTTGTGGGCGTTCGCGAACTACAGCCGCTACATCCACCCCGGTGCTGTCCGTATCGGGGCGAGCAGCTCCAACGGCGCGGTGAACCTGAGCGCGTACAAGAACACCGACGGCTCCTTGGCTATCGTGGCGCTTAACACCGGCAGCGGCTCGGACGCGCTCACCTATTCGCTGGCCAATACCGGCGTGGCCAACGGCGCCACCGTGACCCCGTACCTGACCAACAACTCGAACCAAGTCGCAGCCCAGGGCACGACGACGGTCGCCGGCGGCGCCTTCACCGCGACCGTGCCGGGCCGCTCCCTGGTGACGTATGTGATCCCAGCCGGCGTGGTGAGCGGCAACACCATCACAGTGACCAACCCGGGCTCCCAGACCGGAACCGCCGGGACGGCGATCAGCGGCCTGCAGATCCATGGCGCCGACTCGGCGTCCGGCCAGACGCTGACCTACAGCGCCACCGGCCTGCCGACCGGCCTGTCGATCTCGCCGTCCGGCCTGATCACCGGCACGCCGAGCGCAGGCGGGACCTCCACGGTGACGGTCACCGCGACCGACGCGACCGGTGCGTCAGGGTCCGCATCGTTCACCTGGACGATCACCGGCTCGACCGGCGGCGGCTTCCCCAGCGGCTACCACCGCCTGGTCATCGCCAAGAGCAGCCTGTGTCTGGACGTGTTCGGCAACACCGGCACCGCCGGTGCGGCCATCGACCAGTACACCTGCAACAGCCAGAGCAACCAGCAGTTCCAGTTCGTCCCGGTCTCCGGCGGCTACGGCCAGATCCAGGCCCAGAACTCCAGCCAGGACGTGACCGTGGCCAATAGCTCCACCGCCCAAGGCACCCCGGACATCGTCCAGCAGCCGGTCAGCAGCTCGGCCGCCAGCCTGTGGCTGCCCCAGCAGCAGTCCGACGGCTCCTGGCAGTTCAAGAACCAGAACAGCGGACTGTGCCTGGACGTCTACGGCAACGGCAGCACCACCGGCCAGCAACTGGACCAATGGCCCTGCAAGAACGCACCCGGAACCAACCAGGACTTCAACCCCCGCTGA